One window from the genome of Hippopotamus amphibius kiboko isolate mHipAmp2 chromosome 13, mHipAmp2.hap2, whole genome shotgun sequence encodes:
- the UBA7 gene encoding ubiquitin-like modifier-activating enzyme 7 isoform X1, producing MDVLETSKSLDEELYSRQLYVLGLSAMQRIQRAKVLLLGLQGLGAEVAKNLVLMGVGSLTLHDPHPACWSDLSAQFFLSEQDLGRSRAEASQELLAKINGAVQVCVHTGDITEDLLQDFQVVVLTASELEEQLKVGTFCHKHGVCFLVADTRGLVGQLFCDFGEDFTVEDPTEAEPLTAAIQHISQGSPGILTLREEADAQHFKTGDLVTFSGIEGMVELNGCAPRPLHVQRNRTLEIGDTTTFSRYLRGGAITKVKRPKTVSHEPLVSALLQPRVVAQNTQEVHRARCLHQAFRALHKFQHLHGRPPKPWHPVDAEMVVDLAQALEPLKGTEGPLEEQLDKALVRTVALSSAGVLSPMAAMLGAVAAQEVLKAVSKKFMPLDQWLYFDALDCLPEDGEPFPNPEDCALTDCRYDGQIAVFGASFQEKLRHQRYLLVGAGAIGCELLKGFALVGLGAGGSGGVTVADMDHVERSNLSRQFLFRPQDIGRPKAEVAAEAARRLNSDLQVTPLTHQLDPTTEHIYGDKFFSSVDGVAAALDSFQARSYVAARCTHYLKPLLEAGTEGTRGSASVFIPRVTEGYRAVASAAASEDASYPVCTIRHFPSTAEHTLQWARNEFEGLFYLSAETINRHRQALTPQAGLDEPHLLQVVLGVLRERPQTWRDCVLWALGQWQLCFHDGITQLLRHFPSNKLLEDGSTSFWSPPKQCPQPLEFDASQDTHLLYVLAAANLYAQMHGLPGSQDQTALRGLLKLLPLPDPQDLAPIFASNLELASASAELGPEQLKTLHEALEIWSVGPPLEPLTFEKDNDSNFHVDFVAAAASLRAQNYGIPPTDRAKTKRIVGQIIPAIATTTAAVAGLVGLELYKVVGGPRPRSAFRHSYLKLAENYFTRWVPSAPAIQEFHHLKWTCWDRLEVPAGQPERTLESLLAHVQELQELRVRMLLHENALLYSAGWPPEKQAQHLSCKVTDLVLQVTGQVLKPGQQVLVLELSYEGENEDTVFPPLHYKL from the exons ATGGATGTTCTGGAGACCTCCAAGTCACTGGATGAAGAGCTGTACTCGCGGCAGCT GTATGTGCTGGGCTTATCTGCCATGCAGAGGATTCAGAGAGCCAAGGTGCTGCTGTTAggcctgcagggcctgggggctgAGGTGGCCAAAAACCTGGTCCTGATGGGCGTGGGCAGCCTTACTCTTCATGATCCCCACCCTGCTTGCTGGTCTGACCTGTCTGCCCag TTTTTCCTTTCAGAGCAGGACTTGGGAAGGAGCAGGGCTGAGGCATCTCAAGAACTTCTGGCTAAGATCAATGGAGCTGTTCAAGTGTGCGTCCACACAGGTGACATCACTGAGGACCTGCTGCAGGACTTCCAG GTGGTGGTGCTGACTGCCTCGGAGCTGGAGGAGCAGCTGAAGGTGGGCACCTTCTGCCACAAGCACGGAGTCTGCTTTCTGGTGGCTGACACCCGAGGCCTTGTGGG GCAGTTGTTCTGTGACTTTGGTGAGGACTTTACTGTGGAGGACCCTACAGAGGCAGAACCCCTGACGGCTGCCATCCAGCACATCTCCCAG GGCTCCCCTGGCATCCTCACTCTGAGAGAAGAGGCTGATGCCCAGCACTTCAAGACGGGGGATCTGGTGACTTTCTCAGGCATTGAGGGCATGGTGGAACTCAACGGCTGTGCTCCTCGGCCTCTCCACGTGCAGA GGAACAGGACCTTGGAGATTGGGGACACAACAACTTTCTCTCGTTACTTGCGTGGTGGGGCTATCACTAAGGTCAAGAGACCCAAGACTGTGAGCCAT GAGCCCCTGGTCTCAGCCCTGCTCCAGCCCCGTGTGGTGGCCCAGAATACCCAGGAAGTTCACCGTGCCCGCTGCCTGCATCAGGCCTTCCGTGCACTGCACAAGTTCCAGCATCTCCATGGCCGCCCTCCTAAGCCCTGGCATCCT GTTGATGCAGAGATGGTGGTGGACCTGGCCCAGGCCCTGGAACCACTGAAGGGGACAGAAGGGCCTTTGGAAGAGCAGCTGGATAAGGCTCTGGTGCGGACAGTTGCCCTGAGCAGTGCTGGTGTCTTGAGCCCCATGGCAGCCATGCTGGGTGCAGTGGCTGCCCAGGAAGTGCTGAAG GCAGTCTCCAAGAAGTTTATGCCCCTGGACCAGTGGCTGTACTTTGATGCCCTTGATTGCCTTCCAGAAGATGGGGAGCCCTTTCCCAATCCTGAGGACTGTGCACTG ACAGACTGCCGCTATGACGGGCAAATCGCAGTGTTTGGGGCCAGTTTTCAGGAGAAGCTGAGGCACCAGCGTTACCTCCTG GTGGGTGCTGGTGCTATCGGCTGCGAGCTGCTCAAAGGCTTTGCCCTAGTGGGCCTGGGGGCCGGGGGCAGTGGGGGCGTGACTGTTGCTGACATGGACCACGTGGAGCGCTCCAACCTCAGCCGGCAGTTCCTCTTCAGGCCCCAGGACATTGGT AGGCCAAAGGCAGAGGTGGCTGCAGAGGCCGCTCGCCGCCTGAACTCAGACTTGCAGGTGACCCCGCTCACCCACCAGCTGGATCCCACTACAGAGCACATCTATGGGGACAAATTCTTCTCCAGTGTGGATGGCGTGGCTGCTGCCCTGGACAGTTTCCAGGCCC GGAGCTATGTGGCCGCTCGCTGCACCCATTATTTGAAGCCCCTACTGGAGGCGGGCACAGAGGGCACCCGGGGCAGTGCTTCTGTGTTCATACCGCGTGTGACTGAGGGCTACAGAGCCGTCGCCTCTGCTGCGGCTTCTGAGGATGCCTCCTACCCTGTCTGCACCATACGGCACTTCCCCAGCACAGCCGAGCACACCTTGCAG TGGGCCCGGAATGAGTTTGAAGGACTTTTCTATCTGTCTGCCGAGACCATCAACCGCCACCGACA GGCACTCACACCTCAGGCGGGCTTGGATGAGCCACACCTGCTGCAGGTGGTGCTGGGTGTCCTGAGAGAGCGTCCACAGACCTGGCGAGACTGTGTGCTGTGGGCCCTTGGCCAGTGGCAACTGTGCTTCCATGACGGCATCACACAGCTGCTGAGACACTTCCCATCTAACAAA TTGCTGGAGGATGGTTCAACTTCTTTCTGGTCGCCTCCCAAACAGTGTCCCCAGCCCTTGGAGTTTGACGCCAGCCAA GACACGCATCTCCTCTATGTCCTGGCGGCTGCCAACCTGTATGCCCAGATGCATGGGCTGCCTGGCTCACAGGACCAGACTGCACTCAGGGGACTGCTGAAGTTGCTGCCACTGCCTGACCCCCAGGACTTGGCCCCCATTTTTGCTAGCAACCTGGAGctggcttctgcttctgctgagcTTG GCCCTGAGCAGTTGAAGACACTGCATGAAGCCCTGGAAATCTGGAGCGTGGGCCCTCCCCTGGAACCCTTGACGTTTGAGAAG GACAATGACAGCAATTTCCATGTGGATTTTGTGGCAGCAGCAGCCAGCCTGCGAGCTCAGAACTATGGGATCCCACCAACTGACCGTGCCAAG ACCAAGCGAATTGTGGGCCAGATCATCCCAGCCATTGCCACCACTACGGCAGCTGTGGCTGGCCTGGTGGGCCTGGAGCTGTATAAGGTGGTGGGCGGGCCACGGCCCCGCAGTGCTTTTCGCCACAGCTACCTGAAGCTGGCTGAAAACTACTTTACCCGCTGGGTACCTAGCGCCCCAGCCATCCAGGAG TTCCATCACCTGAAGTGGACCTGTTGGGACCGCCTGGAAGTGCCTGCTGGGCAGCCCGAGAGGACCCTGGAGTCACTGCTGGCCCATGTCCAG GAACTACAAGAGCTAAGGGTGAGGATGCTGCTACACGAGAATGCCCTGCTCTACTCGGCAGGATGGCCTCCTGAAAAGCAGGCCCAGCACCTGTCCTGCAA GGTGACGGATCTGGTCCTGCAGGTGACAGGCCAGGTACTTAAGCCTGGGCAGCAGGTGCTGGTATTGGAGCTGAGCTACGAGGGTGAGAATGAGGACACTGTCTTCCCACCCTTGCACTACAAGCTGTGA
- the UBA7 gene encoding ubiquitin-like modifier-activating enzyme 7 isoform X2, with product MDVLETSKSLDEELYSRQLYVLGLSAMQRIQRAKVLLLGLQGLGAEVAKNLVLMGVGSLTLHDPHPACWSDLSAQFFLSEQDLGRSRAEASQELLAKINGAVQVCVHTGDITEDLLQDFQVVVLTASELEEQLKVGTFCHKHGVCFLVADTRGLVGQLFCDFGEDFTVEDPTEAEPLTAAIQHISQGSPGILTLREEADAQHFKTGDLVTFSGIEGMVELNGCAPRPLHVQRNRTLEIGDTTTFSRYLRGGAITKVKRPKTVSHEPLVSALLQPRVVAQNTQEVHRARCLHQAFRALHKFQHLHGRPPKPWHPVDAEMVVDLAQALEPLKGTEGPLEEQLDKALVRTVALSSAGVLSPMAAMLGAVAAQEVLKAVSKKFMPLDQWLYFDALDCLPEDGEPFPNPEDCALTDCRYDGQIAVFGASFQEKLRHQRYLLVGAGAIGCELLKGFALVGLGAGGSGGVTVADMDHVERSNLSRQFLFRPQDIGRPKAEVAAEAARRLNSDLQVTPLTHQLDPTTEHIYGDKFFSSVDGVAAALDSFQARSYVAARCTHYLKPLLEAGTEGTRGSASVFIPRVTEGYRAVASAAASEDASYPVCTIRHFPSTAEHTLQWARNEFEGLFYLSAETINRHRQALTPQAGLDEPHLLQVVLGVLRERPQTWRDCVLWALGQWQLCFHDGITQLLRHFPSNKCPQPLEFDASQDTHLLYVLAAANLYAQMHGLPGSQDQTALRGLLKLLPLPDPQDLAPIFASNLELASASAELGPEQLKTLHEALEIWSVGPPLEPLTFEKDNDSNFHVDFVAAAASLRAQNYGIPPTDRAKTKRIVGQIIPAIATTTAAVAGLVGLELYKVVGGPRPRSAFRHSYLKLAENYFTRWVPSAPAIQEFHHLKWTCWDRLEVPAGQPERTLESLLAHVQELQELRVRMLLHENALLYSAGWPPEKQAQHLSCKVTDLVLQVTGQVLKPGQQVLVLELSYEGENEDTVFPPLHYKL from the exons ATGGATGTTCTGGAGACCTCCAAGTCACTGGATGAAGAGCTGTACTCGCGGCAGCT GTATGTGCTGGGCTTATCTGCCATGCAGAGGATTCAGAGAGCCAAGGTGCTGCTGTTAggcctgcagggcctgggggctgAGGTGGCCAAAAACCTGGTCCTGATGGGCGTGGGCAGCCTTACTCTTCATGATCCCCACCCTGCTTGCTGGTCTGACCTGTCTGCCCag TTTTTCCTTTCAGAGCAGGACTTGGGAAGGAGCAGGGCTGAGGCATCTCAAGAACTTCTGGCTAAGATCAATGGAGCTGTTCAAGTGTGCGTCCACACAGGTGACATCACTGAGGACCTGCTGCAGGACTTCCAG GTGGTGGTGCTGACTGCCTCGGAGCTGGAGGAGCAGCTGAAGGTGGGCACCTTCTGCCACAAGCACGGAGTCTGCTTTCTGGTGGCTGACACCCGAGGCCTTGTGGG GCAGTTGTTCTGTGACTTTGGTGAGGACTTTACTGTGGAGGACCCTACAGAGGCAGAACCCCTGACGGCTGCCATCCAGCACATCTCCCAG GGCTCCCCTGGCATCCTCACTCTGAGAGAAGAGGCTGATGCCCAGCACTTCAAGACGGGGGATCTGGTGACTTTCTCAGGCATTGAGGGCATGGTGGAACTCAACGGCTGTGCTCCTCGGCCTCTCCACGTGCAGA GGAACAGGACCTTGGAGATTGGGGACACAACAACTTTCTCTCGTTACTTGCGTGGTGGGGCTATCACTAAGGTCAAGAGACCCAAGACTGTGAGCCAT GAGCCCCTGGTCTCAGCCCTGCTCCAGCCCCGTGTGGTGGCCCAGAATACCCAGGAAGTTCACCGTGCCCGCTGCCTGCATCAGGCCTTCCGTGCACTGCACAAGTTCCAGCATCTCCATGGCCGCCCTCCTAAGCCCTGGCATCCT GTTGATGCAGAGATGGTGGTGGACCTGGCCCAGGCCCTGGAACCACTGAAGGGGACAGAAGGGCCTTTGGAAGAGCAGCTGGATAAGGCTCTGGTGCGGACAGTTGCCCTGAGCAGTGCTGGTGTCTTGAGCCCCATGGCAGCCATGCTGGGTGCAGTGGCTGCCCAGGAAGTGCTGAAG GCAGTCTCCAAGAAGTTTATGCCCCTGGACCAGTGGCTGTACTTTGATGCCCTTGATTGCCTTCCAGAAGATGGGGAGCCCTTTCCCAATCCTGAGGACTGTGCACTG ACAGACTGCCGCTATGACGGGCAAATCGCAGTGTTTGGGGCCAGTTTTCAGGAGAAGCTGAGGCACCAGCGTTACCTCCTG GTGGGTGCTGGTGCTATCGGCTGCGAGCTGCTCAAAGGCTTTGCCCTAGTGGGCCTGGGGGCCGGGGGCAGTGGGGGCGTGACTGTTGCTGACATGGACCACGTGGAGCGCTCCAACCTCAGCCGGCAGTTCCTCTTCAGGCCCCAGGACATTGGT AGGCCAAAGGCAGAGGTGGCTGCAGAGGCCGCTCGCCGCCTGAACTCAGACTTGCAGGTGACCCCGCTCACCCACCAGCTGGATCCCACTACAGAGCACATCTATGGGGACAAATTCTTCTCCAGTGTGGATGGCGTGGCTGCTGCCCTGGACAGTTTCCAGGCCC GGAGCTATGTGGCCGCTCGCTGCACCCATTATTTGAAGCCCCTACTGGAGGCGGGCACAGAGGGCACCCGGGGCAGTGCTTCTGTGTTCATACCGCGTGTGACTGAGGGCTACAGAGCCGTCGCCTCTGCTGCGGCTTCTGAGGATGCCTCCTACCCTGTCTGCACCATACGGCACTTCCCCAGCACAGCCGAGCACACCTTGCAG TGGGCCCGGAATGAGTTTGAAGGACTTTTCTATCTGTCTGCCGAGACCATCAACCGCCACCGACA GGCACTCACACCTCAGGCGGGCTTGGATGAGCCACACCTGCTGCAGGTGGTGCTGGGTGTCCTGAGAGAGCGTCCACAGACCTGGCGAGACTGTGTGCTGTGGGCCCTTGGCCAGTGGCAACTGTGCTTCCATGACGGCATCACACAGCTGCTGAGACACTTCCCATCTAACAAA TGTCCCCAGCCCTTGGAGTTTGACGCCAGCCAA GACACGCATCTCCTCTATGTCCTGGCGGCTGCCAACCTGTATGCCCAGATGCATGGGCTGCCTGGCTCACAGGACCAGACTGCACTCAGGGGACTGCTGAAGTTGCTGCCACTGCCTGACCCCCAGGACTTGGCCCCCATTTTTGCTAGCAACCTGGAGctggcttctgcttctgctgagcTTG GCCCTGAGCAGTTGAAGACACTGCATGAAGCCCTGGAAATCTGGAGCGTGGGCCCTCCCCTGGAACCCTTGACGTTTGAGAAG GACAATGACAGCAATTTCCATGTGGATTTTGTGGCAGCAGCAGCCAGCCTGCGAGCTCAGAACTATGGGATCCCACCAACTGACCGTGCCAAG ACCAAGCGAATTGTGGGCCAGATCATCCCAGCCATTGCCACCACTACGGCAGCTGTGGCTGGCCTGGTGGGCCTGGAGCTGTATAAGGTGGTGGGCGGGCCACGGCCCCGCAGTGCTTTTCGCCACAGCTACCTGAAGCTGGCTGAAAACTACTTTACCCGCTGGGTACCTAGCGCCCCAGCCATCCAGGAG TTCCATCACCTGAAGTGGACCTGTTGGGACCGCCTGGAAGTGCCTGCTGGGCAGCCCGAGAGGACCCTGGAGTCACTGCTGGCCCATGTCCAG GAACTACAAGAGCTAAGGGTGAGGATGCTGCTACACGAGAATGCCCTGCTCTACTCGGCAGGATGGCCTCCTGAAAAGCAGGCCCAGCACCTGTCCTGCAA GGTGACGGATCTGGTCCTGCAGGTGACAGGCCAGGTACTTAAGCCTGGGCAGCAGGTGCTGGTATTGGAGCTGAGCTACGAGGGTGAGAATGAGGACACTGTCTTCCCACCCTTGCACTACAAGCTGTGA
- the UBA7 gene encoding ubiquitin-like modifier-activating enzyme 7 isoform X3, whose protein sequence is MIPTLLAGLTCLPSFSFQSRTWEGAGLRHLKNFWLRSMELFKCASTQVVVLTASELEEQLKVGTFCHKHGVCFLVADTRGLVGQLFCDFGEDFTVEDPTEAEPLTAAIQHISQGSPGILTLREEADAQHFKTGDLVTFSGIEGMVELNGCAPRPLHVQRNRTLEIGDTTTFSRYLRGGAITKVKRPKTVSHEPLVSALLQPRVVAQNTQEVHRARCLHQAFRALHKFQHLHGRPPKPWHPVDAEMVVDLAQALEPLKGTEGPLEEQLDKALVRTVALSSAGVLSPMAAMLGAVAAQEVLKAVSKKFMPLDQWLYFDALDCLPEDGEPFPNPEDCALTDCRYDGQIAVFGASFQEKLRHQRYLLVGAGAIGCELLKGFALVGLGAGGSGGVTVADMDHVERSNLSRQFLFRPQDIGRPKAEVAAEAARRLNSDLQVTPLTHQLDPTTEHIYGDKFFSSVDGVAAALDSFQARSYVAARCTHYLKPLLEAGTEGTRGSASVFIPRVTEGYRAVASAAASEDASYPVCTIRHFPSTAEHTLQWARNEFEGLFYLSAETINRHRQALTPQAGLDEPHLLQVVLGVLRERPQTWRDCVLWALGQWQLCFHDGITQLLRHFPSNKLLEDGSTSFWSPPKQCPQPLEFDASQDTHLLYVLAAANLYAQMHGLPGSQDQTALRGLLKLLPLPDPQDLAPIFASNLELASASAELGPEQLKTLHEALEIWSVGPPLEPLTFEKDNDSNFHVDFVAAAASLRAQNYGIPPTDRAKTKRIVGQIIPAIATTTAAVAGLVGLELYKVVGGPRPRSAFRHSYLKLAENYFTRWVPSAPAIQEFHHLKWTCWDRLEVPAGQPERTLESLLAHVQELQELRVRMLLHENALLYSAGWPPEKQAQHLSCKVTDLVLQVTGQVLKPGQQVLVLELSYEGENEDTVFPPLHYKL, encoded by the exons ATGATCCCCACCCTGCTTGCTGGTCTGACCTGTCTGCCCag TTTTTCCTTTCAGAGCAGGACTTGGGAAGGAGCAGGGCTGAGGCATCTCAAGAACTTCTGGCTAAGATCAATGGAGCTGTTCAAGTGTGCGTCCACACAG GTGGTGGTGCTGACTGCCTCGGAGCTGGAGGAGCAGCTGAAGGTGGGCACCTTCTGCCACAAGCACGGAGTCTGCTTTCTGGTGGCTGACACCCGAGGCCTTGTGGG GCAGTTGTTCTGTGACTTTGGTGAGGACTTTACTGTGGAGGACCCTACAGAGGCAGAACCCCTGACGGCTGCCATCCAGCACATCTCCCAG GGCTCCCCTGGCATCCTCACTCTGAGAGAAGAGGCTGATGCCCAGCACTTCAAGACGGGGGATCTGGTGACTTTCTCAGGCATTGAGGGCATGGTGGAACTCAACGGCTGTGCTCCTCGGCCTCTCCACGTGCAGA GGAACAGGACCTTGGAGATTGGGGACACAACAACTTTCTCTCGTTACTTGCGTGGTGGGGCTATCACTAAGGTCAAGAGACCCAAGACTGTGAGCCAT GAGCCCCTGGTCTCAGCCCTGCTCCAGCCCCGTGTGGTGGCCCAGAATACCCAGGAAGTTCACCGTGCCCGCTGCCTGCATCAGGCCTTCCGTGCACTGCACAAGTTCCAGCATCTCCATGGCCGCCCTCCTAAGCCCTGGCATCCT GTTGATGCAGAGATGGTGGTGGACCTGGCCCAGGCCCTGGAACCACTGAAGGGGACAGAAGGGCCTTTGGAAGAGCAGCTGGATAAGGCTCTGGTGCGGACAGTTGCCCTGAGCAGTGCTGGTGTCTTGAGCCCCATGGCAGCCATGCTGGGTGCAGTGGCTGCCCAGGAAGTGCTGAAG GCAGTCTCCAAGAAGTTTATGCCCCTGGACCAGTGGCTGTACTTTGATGCCCTTGATTGCCTTCCAGAAGATGGGGAGCCCTTTCCCAATCCTGAGGACTGTGCACTG ACAGACTGCCGCTATGACGGGCAAATCGCAGTGTTTGGGGCCAGTTTTCAGGAGAAGCTGAGGCACCAGCGTTACCTCCTG GTGGGTGCTGGTGCTATCGGCTGCGAGCTGCTCAAAGGCTTTGCCCTAGTGGGCCTGGGGGCCGGGGGCAGTGGGGGCGTGACTGTTGCTGACATGGACCACGTGGAGCGCTCCAACCTCAGCCGGCAGTTCCTCTTCAGGCCCCAGGACATTGGT AGGCCAAAGGCAGAGGTGGCTGCAGAGGCCGCTCGCCGCCTGAACTCAGACTTGCAGGTGACCCCGCTCACCCACCAGCTGGATCCCACTACAGAGCACATCTATGGGGACAAATTCTTCTCCAGTGTGGATGGCGTGGCTGCTGCCCTGGACAGTTTCCAGGCCC GGAGCTATGTGGCCGCTCGCTGCACCCATTATTTGAAGCCCCTACTGGAGGCGGGCACAGAGGGCACCCGGGGCAGTGCTTCTGTGTTCATACCGCGTGTGACTGAGGGCTACAGAGCCGTCGCCTCTGCTGCGGCTTCTGAGGATGCCTCCTACCCTGTCTGCACCATACGGCACTTCCCCAGCACAGCCGAGCACACCTTGCAG TGGGCCCGGAATGAGTTTGAAGGACTTTTCTATCTGTCTGCCGAGACCATCAACCGCCACCGACA GGCACTCACACCTCAGGCGGGCTTGGATGAGCCACACCTGCTGCAGGTGGTGCTGGGTGTCCTGAGAGAGCGTCCACAGACCTGGCGAGACTGTGTGCTGTGGGCCCTTGGCCAGTGGCAACTGTGCTTCCATGACGGCATCACACAGCTGCTGAGACACTTCCCATCTAACAAA TTGCTGGAGGATGGTTCAACTTCTTTCTGGTCGCCTCCCAAACAGTGTCCCCAGCCCTTGGAGTTTGACGCCAGCCAA GACACGCATCTCCTCTATGTCCTGGCGGCTGCCAACCTGTATGCCCAGATGCATGGGCTGCCTGGCTCACAGGACCAGACTGCACTCAGGGGACTGCTGAAGTTGCTGCCACTGCCTGACCCCCAGGACTTGGCCCCCATTTTTGCTAGCAACCTGGAGctggcttctgcttctgctgagcTTG GCCCTGAGCAGTTGAAGACACTGCATGAAGCCCTGGAAATCTGGAGCGTGGGCCCTCCCCTGGAACCCTTGACGTTTGAGAAG GACAATGACAGCAATTTCCATGTGGATTTTGTGGCAGCAGCAGCCAGCCTGCGAGCTCAGAACTATGGGATCCCACCAACTGACCGTGCCAAG ACCAAGCGAATTGTGGGCCAGATCATCCCAGCCATTGCCACCACTACGGCAGCTGTGGCTGGCCTGGTGGGCCTGGAGCTGTATAAGGTGGTGGGCGGGCCACGGCCCCGCAGTGCTTTTCGCCACAGCTACCTGAAGCTGGCTGAAAACTACTTTACCCGCTGGGTACCTAGCGCCCCAGCCATCCAGGAG TTCCATCACCTGAAGTGGACCTGTTGGGACCGCCTGGAAGTGCCTGCTGGGCAGCCCGAGAGGACCCTGGAGTCACTGCTGGCCCATGTCCAG GAACTACAAGAGCTAAGGGTGAGGATGCTGCTACACGAGAATGCCCTGCTCTACTCGGCAGGATGGCCTCCTGAAAAGCAGGCCCAGCACCTGTCCTGCAA GGTGACGGATCTGGTCCTGCAGGTGACAGGCCAGGTACTTAAGCCTGGGCAGCAGGTGCTGGTATTGGAGCTGAGCTACGAGGGTGAGAATGAGGACACTGTCTTCCCACCCTTGCACTACAAGCTGTGA